One Dioscorea cayenensis subsp. rotundata cultivar TDr96_F1 chromosome 17, TDr96_F1_v2_PseudoChromosome.rev07_lg8_w22 25.fasta, whole genome shotgun sequence DNA window includes the following coding sequences:
- the LOC120281401 gene encoding uncharacterized GPI-anchored protein At4g28100-like, which translates to MSTTASMLPLLLHLLLLLRLAIAAIPNPDPALIHPSLLFPSASAPPSTIPAFPEQSDAAASTTTTCPLDLSPSLLHAISHSCSSSSSSLPSRSRCCPTLAAWLLSAYASTALRAPPPQPLSDLPVLPDDSESCADGAEAAIRSRGVSLPRVNGTCGIAYCYCGVRLRRLTCPSAFSASGDQSRWSPKPAVKKKLEKDCNRAGIAGCSRCLSTLNQLSSMAGGGNATKSGKKPASHEAKPDDGECQMMGLTWLLSRNRTLYLPTATAVLRSFLATAPGTGAPTSCSLPHDDMPLAVDSSQLDGSSSSAPSLPLSHHSPLFSPLINLLVLFGVFVFA; encoded by the exons aTGAGCACCACCGCCTCAATGCTCCCACTCCtcctccatctcctcctcctcctccgcctcGCCATCGCCGCCATCCCCAACCCCGATCCGGCACTCATCCATCCCTCCCTCCTCTTCCCCTCCGCATCTGCCCCTCCTTCCACCATCCCCGCATTCCCGGAGCAATCCGACGCCGCCgcttccaccaccaccacctgcCCTCTCGATCTCTCTCCGTCCCTTCTCCACGCCATCTCTCACTCCTGttcctcctcttcatcctctCTCCCCTCCCGCTCTCGCTGCTGCCCTACTCTCGCCGCTTGGCTTCTCTCCGCCTACGCCTCCACCGCTCTCCGCGCCCCTCCTCCCCAACCCCTCTCCGACCTCCCCGTCCTTCCCGATGATTCCGAGTCCTGCGCTGATGGCGCCGAGGCGGCCATTCGCTCTAGAGGCGTTTCCTTACCTCGCGTCAACGGCACCTGCGGCATTGCCTACTGCTACTGCGGCGTTCGTCTTCGCCGCCTCACCTGCCCTTCCGCCTTCTCCGCCTCCGGCGATCAATCGCGCTGGTCTCCAAAGCCCGCCGTCAAGAAGAAGCTCGAGAAGGACTGCAATCGCGCCGGCATCGCCGGCTGCTCCCGCTGCCTCTCCACTCTCAACCAG CTAAGTAGCATGGCCGGCGGTGGAAACGCCACCAAGTCCGGCAAGAAGCCGGCGAGCCATGAAGCCAAGCCGGACGACGGAGAGTGCCAGATGATGGGACTGACATGGCTTCTCTCAAGAAACAGAACACTCTACCTCCCAACTGCCACGGCCGTGCTCCGCTCCTTCCTAGCCACCGCTCCCGGCACCGGCGCGCCGACATCATGCTCACTCCCACATGATGACATGCCACTCGCCGTGGACTCTTCCCAGCTTGACGGCTCGAGCTCGTCGGCGCCGTCCCTACCACTATCTCATCACTCACCATTGTTTTCTCCACTAATCAATCTCTTAGTGCTGTTTGGTGTGTTTGTCTTTGCTTGA